A genomic window from bacterium includes:
- a CDS encoding FliA/WhiG family RNA polymerase sigma factor has product MKTGRSAALAEADMTEQVVLEFLPFIRYTARRLSWRLPPAILEEDLVSVGVVGLLDALTRFREGTVKLKTYAEHRIKGAMLDELRTADILPRGVRDRVNAMKSAHGMLERKLGRLPEDFEVAGALGVSLDEYHKTLRESGAALQIRFEDFGARKDEGGFGDLLQNLPDTDGKDPLTLAERGNLREHLAKVVAELPERERLILSLYYRDELTMKEIGKTLGLTEGRVCQIHGQALLRCKARFEGQFA; this is encoded by the coding sequence ATGAAGACCGGCCGGTCCGCGGCATTGGCGGAGGCGGACATGACGGAACAGGTGGTCCTCGAATTCCTCCCGTTCATCCGCTACACCGCGCGTCGTCTCAGCTGGCGGCTGCCGCCGGCGATCCTGGAGGAGGATCTCGTCAGCGTGGGCGTCGTCGGTCTCCTGGACGCGCTGACCCGGTTCCGGGAGGGGACGGTCAAGCTCAAGACGTACGCGGAGCACCGGATCAAGGGCGCGATGCTCGACGAACTCCGGACGGCCGACATCCTTCCCCGGGGAGTGAGGGACCGGGTGAACGCCATGAAGAGCGCCCACGGCATGCTCGAGAGGAAACTCGGGCGGCTGCCGGAGGATTTCGAGGTCGCCGGGGCCCTGGGCGTATCGCTCGACGAGTACCACAAGACCTTGCGGGAGAGCGGCGCGGCCCTCCAGATCCGGTTCGAGGACTTCGGCGCACGAAAGGACGAAGGCGGATTCGGCGATCTCCTGCAGAACCTTCCCGACACGGATGGAAAGGACCCGTTGACGCTCGCGGAAAGGGGGAATCTTCGGGAGCATCTCGCGAAGGTGGTCGCGGAGCTCCCGGAGAGGGAACGACTCATCCTGTCCCTCTATTACCGCGACGAGCTGACGATGAAGGAGATCGGCAAGACGCTCGGGCTGACCGAGGGGAGGGTGTGCCAGATCCACGGGCAGGCGCTGCTTCGGTGCAAGGCCCGGTTCGAGGGCCAATTCGCCTGA
- a CDS encoding chemotaxis protein CheW — MKGFAADKKIIQLVTFRLGDEEYGVDILKVHEINRMMDITAVPNAPNCIEGVINLRGKVIPVINLRMKFGLPHRQADALSKIVVVDIGMAAGIIVDSVSEVLRVSSDVIEPPPPMTASIGSEYILGVGKLKDRLLILLDIERLLGAADGEMMVKAIAS; from the coding sequence ATGAAAGGGTTCGCTGCCGACAAGAAGATCATCCAGCTCGTGACGTTCCGGCTGGGAGATGAAGAGTACGGGGTGGACATCCTGAAGGTCCATGAGATCAACCGGATGATGGACATCACCGCGGTGCCGAACGCCCCGAACTGCATCGAGGGCGTCATCAACCTTCGGGGAAAGGTGATCCCGGTCATCAACTTGCGGATGAAGTTCGGGCTACCGCACAGGCAGGCCGACGCCCTCTCGAAGATCGTCGTCGTGGACATCGGCATGGCGGCGGGGATCATCGTCGACTCGGTCTCCGAGGTGCTGCGGGTCTCCTCCGACGTCATCGAGCCGCCACCCCCGATGACGGCAAGCATCGGTTCCGAGTACATCCTGGGCGTGGGCAAGCTCAAGGACCGGCTCCTGATCCTCCTCGACATCGAGAGGCTCCTGGGCGCGGCGGACGGGGAAATGATGGTGAAGGCCATTGCGAGTTGA
- a CDS encoding MinD/ParA family protein, producing MRNRKPIRTIAIASGKGGVGKTNVVANMAIALQKTGKKVLILDADLGLSNVDILLHLAPRYNIQHVISGEKRLSEVIVEGPSGIKVLPASSGVQELTHLDAFQRMRLLEEFEAYEDDIDILLIDTSAGISENVAFFCVASQEIVILTNPEPTALTDAYALIKVLFTRYQEKQFRILVNSARDAADAKEVYRKLSVVTDRFLNISLDYLGYIPYDKSISDAVRAQKPFLQMFPRGLASRAINEIVGRIADPPEENAKGTLQFFIGNLISLADAR from the coding sequence ATGCGGAACAGGAAACCGATCAGGACCATCGCCATCGCGAGCGGGAAGGGTGGAGTCGGCAAGACGAATGTCGTGGCGAACATGGCGATCGCCCTCCAGAAGACGGGGAAGAAGGTCCTGATCCTGGACGCCGACCTCGGGTTGAGCAACGTGGACATCCTGCTTCACCTCGCGCCCCGCTACAACATCCAGCACGTGATCAGCGGGGAGAAGCGGCTCTCCGAAGTCATCGTCGAGGGGCCGTCCGGCATCAAGGTGCTCCCCGCGTCGTCGGGAGTGCAGGAGTTGACGCACCTCGATGCGTTCCAGAGGATGCGGCTCCTCGAGGAGTTCGAGGCGTACGAGGACGACATCGACATTCTCCTGATCGACACTTCCGCCGGCATCTCGGAAAACGTGGCGTTCTTCTGCGTAGCCTCCCAGGAGATCGTCATCCTTACGAATCCCGAGCCGACGGCGCTGACCGACGCGTACGCCCTCATCAAGGTGCTCTTCACGCGGTACCAGGAGAAGCAGTTCCGGATCCTCGTGAACTCCGCCCGCGATGCGGCGGATGCGAAGGAGGTCTACCGGAAGCTCTCGGTCGTCACCGACCGGTTCCTGAACATCTCCCTCGACTACCTCGGCTACATCCCCTACGACAAGTCGATTTCCGATGCGGTCCGGGCGCAGAAGCCGTTTCTCCAGATGTTCCCCCGGGGGCTGGCATCCCGGGCCATCAACGAGATCGTCGGACGCATCGCCGATCCTCCCGAGGAGAACGCCAAGGGCACTCTCCAGTTCTTCATCGGGAACCTCATCTCGCTGGCGGACGCGCGATGA
- a CDS encoding HEAT repeat domain-containing protein yields MRKVTVSARIRKNLESPDAGKRRSSVEALSLGDERAIYPLIKALRDSHPGVQDAAMRSLISIGGEVTAWMVLPLLREDPFLRNAAMVILKEIGADAVPHLPPLLKDKDDDVRKFAIELIADGGGRHLEKALCERLSFDKNPNVRAAAAKALGTLGCRGAVPALVAALGDIEWVRFNAMEALSGMREDAAVEPMLALLSDPSPPTRHAAIEALGMIGSSRAVEALLGHLGITVQNERAAVLKSLLRIGVPLPRAGYSGDLLDIFLGDDEWKDRLVALRGLVGNADGDALRAIFDVAGSLDATEMDEEEILQSIKGLLLRCGSRDALRRLLDDPTLRFRGKTIVAEIVGELRIREAIPSLFVRLRDDVRDIRRAAAQALGKIGDPVAREALVAAIHDPEGHVRKAAVAALGAIGGKESFEPLLSLLRREEFDDVAREAVQALFAIDAEALIASSGRLEGNARNLVDAFVRGRPIGDGGEDPGNEGRT; encoded by the coding sequence ATGAGGAAGGTCACGGTTTCGGCAAGGATCAGGAAAAACCTCGAGAGCCCGGACGCCGGGAAACGGCGGTCCTCCGTCGAGGCGCTCTCGCTCGGGGACGAGCGGGCGATCTACCCGCTCATCAAGGCTCTGCGGGACTCCCACCCCGGAGTCCAGGACGCCGCGATGCGCTCGCTGATCTCCATCGGCGGGGAAGTCACGGCCTGGATGGTTCTCCCCCTCCTCCGGGAGGATCCCTTCCTCCGGAACGCCGCGATGGTCATCCTGAAGGAGATCGGCGCGGACGCCGTTCCGCACCTCCCGCCCCTCCTCAAGGACAAGGACGACGATGTCCGGAAATTCGCCATCGAGCTCATCGCCGACGGCGGCGGACGTCACCTGGAGAAGGCGCTGTGCGAGCGGCTCTCCTTCGACAAGAACCCCAATGTGAGGGCCGCCGCCGCCAAGGCGCTGGGGACCCTCGGCTGCCGCGGCGCCGTTCCGGCCCTCGTCGCCGCCCTGGGGGACATCGAGTGGGTCCGCTTCAACGCCATGGAGGCGCTCTCGGGGATGAGGGAGGACGCCGCGGTGGAGCCGATGCTCGCCCTCCTCTCCGATCCTTCCCCCCCCACGCGCCACGCCGCGATCGAGGCGCTGGGGATGATCGGCTCCTCCCGGGCCGTCGAGGCCCTTCTCGGCCACCTCGGGATCACGGTCCAAAACGAGAGGGCCGCGGTCCTGAAGAGCCTCCTACGGATCGGGGTGCCGCTGCCCCGGGCGGGATATTCCGGGGATCTCCTGGACATCTTCCTTGGCGACGACGAGTGGAAGGACCGGCTGGTCGCCCTCCGGGGTCTCGTCGGGAACGCCGACGGGGACGCTCTCCGCGCGATCTTCGACGTGGCCGGATCCCTCGACGCGACGGAGATGGACGAGGAGGAGATTCTCCAATCCATCAAGGGCCTCCTGCTCCGGTGCGGATCCCGGGATGCCCTCCGGCGCCTGCTGGACGATCCCACGCTGCGATTCCGCGGGAAGACGATCGTCGCGGAGATCGTCGGGGAGCTGCGGATCCGGGAGGCGATCCCGAGCCTCTTCGTCCGCCTCCGGGACGACGTTCGCGACATCCGGAGGGCCGCGGCGCAGGCCCTCGGAAAGATCGGCGACCCCGTGGCCCGGGAGGCACTTGTCGCCGCGATTCACGACCCCGAGGGTCACGTCCGGAAGGCGGCCGTGGCCGCCCTCGGGGCGATAGGGGGGAAGGAATCCTTCGAACCCCTCCTGTCGCTGCTCCGGCGCGAGGAGTTCGACGACGTGGCCCGGGAGGCCGTCCAGGCTCTCTTCGCCATCGACGCCGAGGCGTTGATCGCCTCTTCCGGTCGCCTCGAGGGAAACGCACGGAATCTCGTCGACGCGTTCGTGCGCGGCCGCCCCATCGGTGACGGGGGGGAAGATCCGGGGAATGAAGGGCGAACATGA
- a CDS encoding chemotaxis response regulator protein-glutamate methylesterase, producing the protein MAVRVLIVDDSAFMRNALTKMLSSDPEIAVVGTAWNGLDAVEKVAELKPDLVTMDIEMPKMDGIEALRRIMAANPVPVIMVSSLTTEGARATLDALDLGAVDFVPKNLSDLAVNIVKVREILIEKVKQIGGRVPVRRRLPRPSPSPAVPAPAGPGYRTERRTGIVAIATSTGGPKALQDIIPKLPKEFSVPVIVVQHMPPAFTGPFAQRLNEISGLTVKEAEEGEPLRPGVVLVAPGRGHLSIRRGRAGECLVAVSENRPDLIYRPSADVMMSSVAEMYPGRALGVILTGMGNDGEKGMRAIKSSGGRTLAQDESTCVVYGMSRAVVEAGLADKVVPIEEVAGEIVNAV; encoded by the coding sequence ATGGCCGTCCGGGTCCTGATCGTCGACGATTCCGCGTTCATGAGGAACGCGCTGACGAAGATGCTCTCGTCGGATCCGGAGATCGCGGTCGTCGGGACCGCGTGGAACGGCCTCGACGCGGTCGAGAAGGTCGCGGAGCTCAAGCCGGACCTCGTGACGATGGACATCGAGATGCCGAAGATGGACGGGATCGAGGCGCTTCGCCGCATCATGGCGGCGAACCCCGTCCCGGTCATCATGGTCAGCTCCCTCACGACGGAAGGCGCCCGGGCGACCCTCGATGCGCTCGATCTCGGGGCCGTCGACTTCGTGCCGAAAAACCTGTCGGACCTCGCGGTCAACATCGTCAAGGTCCGCGAGATCCTCATCGAAAAAGTGAAGCAGATCGGGGGGAGGGTCCCGGTCCGCAGAAGGCTCCCCCGTCCCTCTCCCTCCCCGGCGGTCCCCGCGCCGGCCGGGCCCGGATACCGGACGGAGCGCCGGACCGGCATCGTCGCGATCGCGACGTCGACCGGGGGGCCCAAGGCGCTCCAGGACATCATCCCGAAGCTCCCGAAAGAATTCTCCGTGCCGGTGATCGTCGTGCAGCACATGCCGCCCGCCTTCACGGGGCCGTTCGCGCAGCGTCTGAACGAGATCAGTGGGCTGACGGTGAAGGAGGCCGAGGAGGGGGAACCCCTGCGGCCCGGGGTCGTCCTCGTGGCCCCCGGGCGCGGTCATCTGAGCATCCGGCGGGGGCGGGCGGGGGAGTGCCTCGTCGCCGTCTCGGAGAACCGCCCCGACCTCATATACCGCCCGTCCGCCGACGTGATGATGTCCTCGGTCGCCGAGATGTACCCGGGGCGGGCGCTCGGGGTGATCCTTACCGGCATGGGAAACGACGGCGAGAAGGGGATGCGGGCGATCAAGTCCTCGGGGGGGCGGACCCTCGCGCAGGATGAATCGACGTGCGTGGTGTACGGGATGTCGCGGGCGGTGGTCGAAGCGGGGCTGGCCGACAAGGTGGTCCCCATCGAGGAAGTGGCGGGTGAAATCGTGAACGCCGTTTGA
- a CDS encoding chemotaxis response regulator CheY, with protein MLDYKAKILVVDDFLTMRRIVRNLLKQLGYENVVEAEDGEQAFVKLKGGGFGFVISDWNMPVLDGLGLIGKVRSDPELKDLPFLMVTAEAEKAKVIEAIRAGVSNYVVKPFTAEVLREKIEKIFSKAGK; from the coding sequence ATGCTTGATTACAAGGCGAAGATCCTTGTCGTCGACGACTTCCTGACGATGCGGAGGATCGTGAGGAACCTCCTCAAGCAGCTCGGGTACGAGAACGTCGTCGAAGCCGAGGACGGCGAGCAGGCTTTCGTGAAACTCAAGGGCGGGGGGTTCGGCTTCGTGATCTCCGACTGGAACATGCCGGTTCTCGACGGGCTGGGACTGATCGGGAAGGTCCGGAGCGACCCGGAGCTCAAGGACCTTCCGTTCCTGATGGTGACCGCGGAGGCGGAAAAGGCGAAGGTGATCGAAGCGATCCGGGCGGGGGTCAGCAACTACGTCGTGAAGCCGTTCACCGCCGAGGTTCTCAGGGAGAAGATCGAGAAGATCTTCTCCAAGGCCGGAAAGTAG
- a CDS encoding chemotaxis protein CheA, protein MDAEMQEIVTDFVTEAEESLDRIDPLFVDLETKGEDQEVLNDIFRCLHTLKGAAGFLGFQKVVDVAHASESILKKLRDGEIRLTKHLVDVVLRSVDTLRVLIGHVKHGEEASEDTGPLVAALADALATAPGKGGAAVAPATPVPPTPAPEAPRTVSAPPTPAPEAPRTVSAPPTPVPEAPRAVSAPTIPVPEAPRAVSVLPSPAPAGPAAKGEHLPAPPGPEGQRSVPDRRDALQNLRVDIGRIDKVMDLTGEVVLARNRLLTLVNAIGSRYGDDPAFENLSETVSFLDLVTSDMQLSVLKMRMQPLQKVFGKFPRVVRDIASGMGKDIELKISGEETEVDRSVIEHIGDPLIHILRNAIDHGIEAPDVRKAAGKKERGVISIDASQKGTQVLIQVSDDGHGIDIDRVKRKAVENGLVTAEDAERMTDEAAIHLIFQPGFTTMDVATELSGRGVGMDVVLTSISRLNGYVEIRTNKGAGTTFRISIPLTLAIIQSLMVRAGGGQYAIPLALVEEILRVTPGEIAETAGQKVLVIRDRVHPFFELAELIGKESPPDPVFRYAVVVAVGDNRFCLGVDKLVGEEEVVIKPIDGLTMESSHMIGATITGEGKVVLILDLASVSRSLSGANRT, encoded by the coding sequence ATGGACGCCGAGATGCAGGAGATCGTTACCGACTTCGTCACCGAGGCGGAGGAGTCGCTCGACCGGATCGACCCCCTCTTCGTCGATCTCGAGACGAAAGGGGAAGACCAGGAGGTCCTCAACGACATCTTCCGTTGCCTCCACACGCTGAAGGGCGCCGCCGGCTTCCTCGGTTTCCAGAAAGTGGTGGACGTCGCCCATGCCTCGGAGAGCATCCTCAAGAAGCTGCGGGACGGCGAGATCCGCCTGACGAAGCACCTCGTCGACGTGGTCCTCCGGAGCGTCGACACCCTCCGCGTCCTCATCGGACACGTGAAGCACGGGGAAGAAGCTTCCGAGGACACGGGGCCGCTCGTAGCCGCGCTTGCGGACGCGCTCGCGACGGCTCCGGGGAAGGGCGGGGCGGCCGTCGCCCCCGCGACCCCGGTCCCCCCGACTCCCGCCCCGGAAGCGCCGCGGACCGTTTCCGCTCCCCCGACTCCCGCCCCGGAAGCGCCGCGGACCGTTTCCGCTCCCCCGACTCCCGTCCCGGAAGCGCCGCGGGCCGTATCCGCTCCCACGATCCCCGTCCCGGAAGCGCCGCGGGCCGTTTCCGTTCTTCCGTCCCCCGCCCCGGCCGGTCCGGCGGCAAAAGGCGAGCATCTTCCCGCACCCCCCGGGCCGGAGGGCCAGAGGAGCGTTCCGGACCGCAGGGACGCCCTCCAGAACCTGCGGGTGGACATCGGACGGATCGACAAGGTCATGGACCTCACGGGGGAGGTCGTCCTCGCGAGAAACCGCCTCCTGACCCTCGTCAACGCCATCGGTTCCCGCTACGGGGATGATCCCGCCTTCGAGAACCTCTCCGAGACGGTGTCGTTTCTCGACCTGGTCACGTCCGACATGCAGCTTTCCGTCTTGAAGATGCGGATGCAGCCGCTCCAGAAGGTCTTCGGCAAGTTCCCGAGGGTCGTCCGGGACATCGCCTCCGGGATGGGGAAGGACATCGAGCTGAAGATTTCCGGAGAGGAAACGGAGGTGGACCGCTCGGTCATCGAGCACATCGGCGATCCGCTGATCCACATCCTCCGCAATGCGATCGACCACGGGATCGAGGCGCCGGACGTCCGCAAGGCCGCGGGGAAGAAGGAGCGGGGCGTCATCTCGATCGACGCCTCCCAGAAGGGGACCCAGGTCCTCATCCAGGTGTCGGACGACGGACACGGGATCGACATCGACCGCGTGAAGCGGAAGGCCGTCGAGAACGGGCTCGTCACCGCCGAGGACGCGGAGCGGATGACGGACGAAGCGGCCATCCACCTGATCTTCCAGCCGGGGTTCACGACGATGGACGTCGCCACGGAGCTGAGCGGCCGGGGGGTCGGGATGGACGTCGTCCTGACGAGCATCTCCCGGCTGAACGGCTACGTGGAGATCCGGACGAACAAGGGCGCCGGGACGACGTTCCGGATCAGCATCCCGCTGACCCTCGCCATCATCCAGTCGCTGATGGTCCGGGCGGGCGGAGGCCAGTACGCGATCCCGCTCGCCCTCGTGGAGGAGATCCTCCGGGTAACCCCGGGGGAAATCGCCGAGACCGCCGGGCAGAAGGTGCTGGTCATCCGCGACCGGGTCCACCCTTTCTTCGAGCTCGCGGAGCTGATCGGGAAGGAGTCGCCGCCGGACCCCGTGTTCCGGTACGCCGTCGTCGTCGCCGTCGGGGACAACCGGTTCTGCCTCGGCGTCGACAAGCTCGTCGGCGAGGAGGAGGTCGTGATCAAGCCGATCGACGGACTCACGATGGAGTCGTCCCACATGATCGGGGCCACGATCACGGGAGAAGGAAAGGTCGTCCTCATCCTCGACCTGGCCAGCGTCTCGAGAAGTCTGTCCGGAGCGAACCGGACGTAA
- a CDS encoding CheR family methyltransferase encodes MIPSVPLHETTFRTLRDYIYDQTGIFIPDSKKYFLENRLSHRVLDRKLSGFDEYLQFLRAAENGEIRNLYDAVTTNETYFFREPQQFDVFTNHILPRVLERNRHRGIKVWSAACSTGEEPYTVSAILKENAPGVQAKVFGSDISNAALESARNGIYTSYSVRIIPPHYRNKYFRTRGDSFELDEGIRNSVKFQNVNLIDEKQVREFRDMDVIFCRNVLIYFDDKSKRKAVSLMYDALAPDGFLLVGTSESLHSVTRALAPTVVDKVVIYQKAGS; translated from the coding sequence ATGATCCCGTCGGTACCCCTTCATGAGACGACGTTCCGAACCCTCCGCGACTACATCTACGACCAGACCGGGATCTTCATCCCGGACAGCAAGAAATATTTCCTGGAGAACCGCCTGTCGCATCGGGTCCTCGACAGGAAGCTGTCGGGCTTCGACGAGTACCTGCAATTCCTGCGGGCCGCGGAGAACGGGGAGATCCGGAACCTCTATGACGCCGTCACGACGAACGAGACGTATTTCTTCCGCGAGCCCCAGCAGTTCGACGTCTTCACGAACCACATCCTCCCCCGGGTCCTCGAGCGGAACCGGCACCGGGGGATCAAGGTCTGGTCCGCCGCCTGCTCCACGGGCGAGGAGCCGTACACGGTCTCCGCGATCCTCAAGGAGAACGCACCCGGGGTCCAGGCGAAGGTTTTCGGCTCGGACATCAGCAACGCCGCGCTCGAATCCGCCCGGAACGGGATCTACACCTCCTATTCCGTCCGCATCATCCCGCCGCACTACCGGAACAAGTATTTCCGGACCCGCGGCGACAGCTTCGAGCTTGACGAAGGAATCCGGAACTCCGTGAAGTTCCAGAACGTCAACCTCATCGACGAGAAGCAGGTCCGGGAGTTCCGCGACATGGACGTGATCTTCTGCCGGAACGTCCTGATCTACTTCGACGACAAGTCGAAACGGAAGGCGGTCTCCCTGATGTACGACGCCCTGGCCCCGGACGGCTTTCTCCTGGTCGGGACGTCCGAGAGCCTCCACAGCGTCACGCGGGCCCTCGCGCCTACCGTCGTCGACAAGGTCGTAATCTACCAAAAGGCGGGATCATGA
- a CDS encoding response regulator, which produces MKILVVDDDRTTRKLLSLYLKGNGFDVLTAENGLDAIEKLGGGAVNMVVTDLNMPYMDGIEFVRTMKSNPDTAHIPAIMITTEDDDEERQRAAAAGADGYLVKPVTSEVVVQKVRQLLAEIFRKGRNENA; this is translated from the coding sequence ATGAAAATCTTGGTCGTGGACGACGACAGGACGACCCGAAAGCTGCTGAGTCTCTACCTGAAGGGGAACGGCTTCGACGTCTTGACCGCCGAGAACGGGCTCGACGCCATCGAGAAGCTCGGCGGCGGAGCCGTCAACATGGTCGTGACCGACCTGAACATGCCGTACATGGACGGCATCGAGTTCGTGCGGACGATGAAGTCGAACCCCGACACGGCCCACATTCCGGCGATCATGATCACGACGGAGGACGACGACGAGGAACGTCAGCGGGCCGCGGCCGCGGGGGCCGACGGGTACCTGGTCAAACCGGTGACGTCCGAAGTCGTCGTGCAGAAGGTCCGGCAGCTACTCGCGGAGATTTTCCGGAAGGGGAGAAACGAAAATGCTTGA
- a CDS encoding protein phosphatase CheZ → MGQYIGFQLGGEEYSIPILKVREIINVPGMTRLPQTPDYIEGVANLRGSVVPIVNIKKLVKLDGATGGGDKVIVLSNGKVTFGILVDGITGVIGIEDSSIEPPDRLLNGTCDRIVGVAKYKKRLIVLLDTKKLLPTEDLDMFDETIVSVNETHEPDKVDVVKKVQTMGGEVELHELRDAKEFLGRKTGGSEPDKWVVESLIAFMEAVASKDYEKADAIVARLADSSPGGLFAEVGKVTRRLHDSLKSFKESIDPKLCSLASSEVPNAIDRLQFVIDKTEEAANKTMGIVEKHLLEMDELSARIRKLEGPDDAVKYIRDFKNRLEDDLTEIITTQSFQDITGQTIKKVIRLVEEIERELAGMVATFGLKNDPRMKAKPVVLETVSQAGVDDLLKEFGF, encoded by the coding sequence ATGGGGCAATACATCGGATTCCAACTCGGCGGGGAGGAGTACTCCATCCCGATCCTGAAGGTCCGCGAGATCATCAACGTGCCCGGGATGACGCGCCTGCCGCAGACCCCCGACTACATCGAAGGGGTGGCGAACCTCCGCGGCAGCGTGGTCCCGATCGTCAATATCAAGAAGCTCGTGAAGCTCGACGGCGCGACCGGCGGCGGCGACAAGGTGATCGTGCTCAGCAACGGGAAGGTCACCTTCGGGATCCTCGTGGACGGCATCACGGGGGTCATCGGCATCGAGGACTCCTCGATCGAGCCTCCGGACCGGCTCCTGAACGGGACGTGCGACCGGATCGTCGGGGTGGCGAAGTACAAGAAGAGGCTCATCGTCCTGCTCGACACGAAGAAGCTCCTCCCGACGGAGGACCTCGACATGTTCGACGAGACCATCGTCAGCGTGAACGAGACCCACGAGCCGGACAAGGTCGACGTCGTCAAGAAGGTCCAGACGATGGGGGGGGAGGTCGAGCTCCATGAACTGCGCGACGCGAAGGAGTTCCTCGGCAGGAAGACCGGGGGGAGCGAACCCGACAAATGGGTCGTCGAATCCCTGATCGCGTTCATGGAGGCGGTCGCCTCGAAGGACTACGAGAAGGCGGACGCCATCGTGGCGCGGCTCGCGGACTCCTCCCCGGGAGGACTGTTCGCGGAGGTCGGCAAGGTCACGCGGCGGCTTCACGACTCGCTGAAGAGCTTCAAGGAGTCGATCGACCCGAAGCTCTGCTCGCTCGCTTCCAGCGAGGTGCCGAACGCCATCGACCGGCTCCAGTTCGTCATCGACAAGACGGAGGAGGCGGCCAACAAGACGATGGGGATCGTCGAGAAGCACCTCCTCGAGATGGACGAGCTGTCGGCCCGGATACGGAAGCTCGAAGGGCCCGACGACGCCGTGAAGTACATCCGGGACTTCAAGAACCGTCTCGAAGACGACCTGACGGAGATCATCACGACCCAGTCCTTCCAGGACATCACGGGGCAGACGATCAAGAAGGTCATCCGCCTCGTCGAGGAGATCGAGCGGGAACTCGCCGGCATGGTGGCGACGTTCGGATTGAAGAACGACCCGAGGATGAAGGCGAAGCCGGTGGTGCTGGAGACCGTGTCGCAGGCCGGCGTCGACGACCTCCTGAAGGAATTCGGTTTCTGA